The Numida meleagris isolate 19003 breed g44 Domestic line chromosome 7, NumMel1.0, whole genome shotgun sequence genome contains a region encoding:
- the LDLRAD1 gene encoding low-density lipoprotein receptor class A domain-containing protein 1, producing the protein MNKTHPQRNGDVTAFDSAKSFSEEQGCCRPRCVHLCCPPRRACVVLLLLAATAAIVGLAIALGLQLRAPGNRPCVASHNWTGFLCDDRVTCIPASQVCDGTANCRNGEDEQEKLCGDLPHSLPAYLVFHCSNPEYWVYANQRCNGVNDCGDCSDEMGILAACPPCGPAWWSCSPVHYKYCSCVPRALCRDGVQHCVSWSDEYLCRP; encoded by the exons ATGAACAAAACTCACCCCCAG AGAAATGGTGATGTAACTGCTTTTGACTCGGCCAAGTCCTTCTCTGAAGAACAAG GCTGCTGCCGGCCGCGCTGTGTCCACCTGTGCTGCCCACCGAGACGGGCCTGTGtcgtgctgctgctcctggctgccacAGCAGCCATCGTGGGCCTGGCAATCGCACTGGGACTACAGCTACGTGCACCAG GGAACCGCCCCTGTGTAGCCTCCCATAACTGGACAGGCTTCTTGTGCGATGACAGAGTGACATGCATCCCAGCCAGCCAGGTCTGTGACGGAACCGCCAACTGCAGAAATGGAGAGGATGAGCAGGAGAAACTCTGCG GTGacctgccccacagcctcccAGCATACCTGGTTTTCCACTGCAGTAACCCTGAGTACTGGGTCTACGCCAACCAGAGGTGTAATGGGGTGAACGACTGTGGAGACTGCTCTGATGAGATGGGCATCT TGGCTGCCTGCCCTCCCTGTGGCCCAGCGTggtggagctgcagccctgtgcactACAAGTACTGCTCCTGTGTGCCCAGGGCGCTGTGCCGGGATGGTGTGCAGCATTGCGTGAGCTGGTCCGACGAATACCTCTGCAGGCCATGA
- the TMEM59 gene encoding transmembrane protein 59, with protein MAARRAGLLCLPLALLLLWAGGRARAAGTVPASSSEAFDSVLGNTASCHRACQLTYSLHTYPKEEELYACQRGCRLFSICQFVDDGIDLNRTKLECDSACTEAYSQSDEQYACHLGCQNQLPFAELRQEQLMSLMPRIHLLFPLTLVRSFWSDMMDSAQSFITSSWTFYLQADDGKIVIFQSRPEVQYVPQLDQETEDTRGSLSLSKTASDLQPGSSQTYRGLLEEQGNDSFFKCLSINSSWILTTTLVLSVLVLLWICCATVATAVEQYVPSEKLSIYGDLEYMNEQKLNRYPSSALVVVRCKTEEHEEAGPLPTKVNLAQSAI; from the exons ATGGCGGCGCGGCGGGCCGgtctgctctgcctgcctctGGCCCTGCTGTTGCTGTGGGCGGGTGGCCGCGCTCGGGCTGCGGGAACCGTGCCCGCCAGCTCCTCCGAGGCTTTTGACTCCGTGTTGGGCAACACGGCGTCCTGCCACCGCGCCTGCCAGCTGACCTACTCCCTGCACACCTACCCCAAG GAAGAGGAACTGTATGCGTGCCAGCGAGGCTGCagactgttttccatttgtcaGTTTGTGGATGATGGCATTGATTTGAATCGAACCAAACTGGAATGTGATTCTG CCTGTACTGAGGCATACTCCCAGTCTGATGAACAATATGCTTGCCATCTTGGATGCCAGAACCAATTGCCATTTGCTGAGTTAAGACAAGAGCAA TTAATGTCCCTGATGCCAAGAATtcatctcctctttcctctgaCTCTGGTGAGATCCTTCTGGAGTGACATGATGGATTCAGCTCAGAGCTTCATAACATCCTCATGGACTTTCTACCTTCAAGCAGATGATGGCAAAATTGTCATATTCCAG TCAAGGCCAGAAGTGCAGTATGTTCCACAGCTTGATCAGGAGACTGAAGATACAAGAGGATCCTTGTCCCTGAGTAAAACAGCTT CTGACTTACAGCCGGGAAGTTCGCAGACGTACCGGGGACTTTTGGAAGAGCAAGGAAATGATAGTTTTTTCAAGTGTCTCTCCAT aaattccaGTTGGATTTTAACCACTACACTTGTCCTGTCAGTGTTGGTGCTCCTCTGGATTTGCTGTGCAACTGTAGCTACAGCTGTAGAGCAGTATGTTCCATCTGAG aagctGAGCATCTATGGAGATCTGGAATACATGAATGAACAAAAACTGAACAGATACCCATCCTCTGCACTTGTTGTGGTTAGATGCAAGACTGAGGAACACGAAGAAGCAGGACCTCTTCCTACAAAAGTTAATCTGGCTCAATCAGCAATTTAA
- the TCEANC2 gene encoding transcription elongation factor A N-terminal and central domain-containing protein 2, whose amino-acid sequence MERFVVRRARSPQSPRRARPEPRAYRQATLESLKRVVVVEDIKRWKAMLELPGQPKENLMEALGELKKKIPSKEVLLSTKIGHTVNKMRKHSDHDVASLAKDVYVEWRAFIKHHSNRPSIEVKSDPKTEAFRKNARKLLCEALDLEIDHPLAENIEREAFHLSSRLISAPYRRMVRALVFSLKHKPEMRAEVKTGTLTVPTFVQSHKK is encoded by the exons ATGGAGCGGTTCGTGGTGCGCCGGGCCCGCTCCCCGCAGAGCCCTCGCCGGGCCCGGCCGGAACCCCGCGCCTACCGGCAGGCCACGCTCGAGTCCCTCAAG agagTGGTCGTGGTGGAGGACATAAAGCGATGGAAGGCGATGCTCGagctccccgggcagcccaaAGAAAACCTGATGGAAGCTTTGGGggaactgaagaagaaaataccttCCAAGGAAGTGCTTCTGTCGACAAAAATAG GTCACACAGTGAACAAGATGCGCAAACATTCCGATCACGATGTGGCCAGCCTTGCCAAAGATGTTTATGTGGAATGGCGAGCTTTCATCAAACACCACTCAAACAGGCCCTCAATAGAAGTCAAGAGCGATCCCAAGACTGAGGCTTTCAGAAAGAACGCGCGGAAGCTGCTTTGTGAAGCCCTGGATCTAGAG attGATCACCCACTGGCTGAAAATATTGAGCGAGAAgcttttcatctctcttctcGTCTCATTAGTGCGCCATATCGCAGAATGGTGCGAGCTCTTGTCTTCTCATTAAAGCACAAACCTGAAATGCGAGCAGAAGTCAAGACTGGCACGCTCACCGTCCCTACATTTGTACAGAGCCATAAAAAGTGA